A DNA window from Lentimicrobium sp. L6 contains the following coding sequences:
- a CDS encoding M1 family aminopeptidase, protein MKTNHYYNLFAMVVFLLVLFQNERIFSQETYYVPNIIPKTIYSMDLDFDFQSGILTGQGKLEFKNDGKRAIHIIAFDYAINDHQLIQLRQDGSELKTLSNDGKKSLNNPVYFILDKPIDVNDSISLKVHFKRRLYTDINPDEFQHQNLIPRLWWDGIPKSEAYKIKLNKLPDYKIAVSGRYNKTSGYYENDNTKNFGFFFSKKCQVLEEKVNGVLVRVIYPENGLLVAELALQSAREVIPFYIELCGIYPYSFLNIIPGGSGIWGGYPFASGMVVIHGMQFFNKASERHWRWITAHEIGHQYWGEYVLDGDDPSWIWIALGIYADREFSQYIGLSDLRHRGWAEQYLQGIRKGYNTIFDLRPEEELELKFDRNNYVIHSKGFAFISALEMALGKETFQEAYKDALKDFGGKQMGYKEFQKICERQSGEKLDWFFDPWVRSNNYISVIIGDTKWEKKEETYFSTVSVYNEGDMIMPIPIYASFTDGSFQVKMSNRLSRKCLVEFKSSSPIVGATIDPSGYLANIVSPPEPRIEKVISDIQSLSYIGAGEKAYRVFRNACLLEKEDIGQHWYQLGMTLFDGGYYSQSEYAFRNASLYDQKENQFISYCWLGHLQDIQNNRSAAIASYKKALEIWDEDSYTNPQYNIKIDKNWVEERLVIPFSLGEPLKW, encoded by the coding sequence ATGAAAACAAATCATTATTACAATTTATTTGCAATGGTAGTATTCTTGTTAGTTTTATTTCAAAACGAGAGAATATTTAGCCAGGAAACTTACTATGTACCAAACATCATACCTAAGACAATCTATTCAATGGATCTTGATTTCGATTTCCAATCAGGTATTTTAACTGGTCAAGGCAAGTTGGAGTTTAAAAATGATGGCAAACGAGCCATTCATATAATTGCATTTGACTATGCTATAAATGATCACCAGTTAATACAATTAAGACAGGATGGATCAGAGTTGAAAACCCTTAGCAACGATGGCAAAAAGAGCTTAAATAATCCTGTCTATTTTATCCTTGATAAACCTATAGATGTAAATGATTCGATAAGTTTGAAGGTGCATTTTAAGCGTCGTTTGTATACCGATATAAATCCAGATGAATTTCAACATCAGAATCTTATTCCGCGTTTATGGTGGGATGGTATCCCTAAATCAGAGGCATACAAGATAAAATTGAATAAATTACCCGATTATAAAATTGCTGTTAGCGGTAGATATAATAAGACTTCAGGCTATTATGAAAACGATAATACAAAGAACTTTGGATTCTTCTTTTCGAAAAAATGCCAGGTTCTTGAAGAAAAAGTAAATGGTGTCTTAGTCCGGGTTATATATCCAGAAAACGGATTGCTTGTGGCAGAACTTGCACTACAATCTGCCAGAGAGGTCATTCCTTTTTATATAGAGTTATGTGGCATATATCCGTATTCATTTTTGAATATTATCCCAGGGGGCTCAGGCATTTGGGGAGGTTACCCTTTTGCATCAGGTATGGTGGTAATTCATGGAATGCAGTTTTTTAACAAAGCATCCGAAAGGCACTGGCGATGGATCACAGCTCATGAAATTGGTCATCAATACTGGGGAGAATATGTTCTAGATGGTGATGATCCATCATGGATCTGGATAGCATTGGGCATCTATGCCGATCGGGAATTTTCACAATATATTGGATTAAGTGATCTCAGGCATCGTGGATGGGCAGAGCAATATTTGCAGGGTATTAGAAAAGGCTATAATACTATTTTTGATCTTCGGCCTGAAGAGGAATTAGAGTTGAAATTCGATAGAAATAATTATGTTATCCATTCCAAAGGCTTTGCTTTTATCAGTGCATTGGAAATGGCTTTGGGAAAGGAAACATTTCAAGAAGCATATAAAGATGCTCTAAAGGATTTCGGTGGAAAACAAATGGGATACAAAGAATTCCAAAAAATATGCGAAAGACAAAGCGGTGAAAAGTTAGATTGGTTTTTTGATCCCTGGGTACGAAGCAATAATTATATTTCAGTAATTATTGGTGATACTAAATGGGAAAAGAAGGAAGAAACCTATTTCTCGACGGTAAGTGTCTATAATGAAGGTGATATGATAATGCCTATCCCAATATATGCTAGCTTCACGGATGGTTCATTTCAAGTAAAAATGAGCAACCGATTATCTCGAAAATGTTTAGTTGAATTTAAAAGTAGTAGCCCAATAGTTGGAGCTACAATTGACCCTAGTGGTTATCTTGCCAACATTGTAAGTCCACCAGAACCAAGAATCGAAAAAGTAATTTCAGATATTCAATCCCTATCCTACATTGGAGCAGGTGAAAAAGCTTATCGTGTATTCCGAAATGCTTGTTTATTGGAAAAAGAAGATATAGGGCAGCATTGGTATCAATTAGGAATGACATTATTTGATGGAGGTTATTATTCTCAATCTGAATATGCATTTAGAAATGCTTCTTTATATGACCAAAAAGAAAATCAGTTTATCTCCTATTGTTGGTTAGGACATTTGCAGGACATCCAAAATAATCGATCAGCAGCGATAGCTAGTTATAAAAAGGCGCTTGAAATTTGGGATGAAGATTCCTATACGAATCCTCAATACAATATAAAAATTGATAAAAATTGGGTGGAAGAACGATTGGTTATTCCTTTTTCATTAGGTGAACCATTAAAATGGTAG